From the Roseiconus lacunae genome, one window contains:
- a CDS encoding MoaD/ThiS family protein: MMKLKVLLFAGLREAAQASSIEVEIKTPATANDVVDEVAKRLPSAATLIRLSRLAIDQSYVADDAVVTADAKEFALIPPVSGG; this comes from the coding sequence ATGATGAAATTGAAAGTTCTCCTGTTCGCCGGGCTACGCGAAGCGGCCCAGGCATCGAGCATCGAAGTCGAAATCAAAACACCGGCGACCGCGAACGATGTGGTCGACGAAGTTGCGAAGCGATTGCCGTCTGCCGCGACGTTGATTCGGCTCAGTCGACTTGCGATCGACCAATCCTATGTTGCCGATGACGCGGTGGTGACCGCCGATGCAAAAGAATTCGCGTTGATCCCGCCAGTCAGTGGAGGCTAA
- a CDS encoding aminotransferase class V-fold PLP-dependent enzyme, translating into MDSPVSPRLYFDQAATSVPKPSATIETMREHMLKHEAAVGRGTYRSAVHAGGIIASLREELARWIHAVSANEISLQNGGTEALNVGIFGLIRPGDHVVTTAAEHNSVLRPLHHLSLQQQVQLTIVDVNASGRVSPEAVMGAVREETSMVAVLTASNVNGTIQPIEDLGQRLAEHFAHTAKPIFLTDAAQSFGYRRINVQQAEVDVLAAPGHKGGQGPLGTGFLYVRQKLHPRIRPLILGGTGSQSDRLEMPTLFPHAFEAGNMNVPAYAGWLAGLRARRGDRSAADTLDETARKLSSIAEDLYRRLETVPGVRVIGRPKHPKLPIVSLEIEGLPASDAASILDSEFGIEVRSGLHCAALIHRAIGSPSDGTLRVSCSAETSDEDLDRLIDAIGQLTAGASSF; encoded by the coding sequence ATGGATTCACCCGTGAGCCCGCGTTTGTATTTTGATCAGGCGGCGACGAGCGTCCCGAAGCCATCGGCGACGATCGAAACGATGCGCGAACACATGTTGAAACACGAGGCCGCAGTCGGGCGCGGAACGTATCGATCTGCGGTGCATGCCGGCGGAATCATCGCCAGCCTTCGTGAAGAACTCGCCCGTTGGATCCATGCCGTTTCTGCGAACGAAATCTCGCTTCAAAATGGCGGCACCGAGGCCCTAAACGTCGGCATCTTTGGATTAATACGTCCCGGCGATCACGTCGTCACCACAGCGGCCGAACATAATAGTGTCCTGCGACCGCTCCACCATCTGTCGCTACAACAGCAGGTCCAGCTTACGATCGTTGACGTCAATGCGAGTGGCCGAGTGTCTCCCGAGGCCGTGATGGGGGCCGTCCGCGAGGAGACGTCGATGGTCGCCGTGCTGACGGCGAGCAACGTGAATGGGACCATTCAACCGATCGAAGATCTCGGCCAGCGACTGGCAGAACACTTTGCTCACACCGCGAAACCGATTTTTTTGACCGACGCGGCACAGTCGTTTGGCTATCGACGAATCAACGTTCAACAAGCAGAGGTGGATGTCCTGGCCGCGCCGGGGCACAAAGGTGGACAAGGCCCTTTGGGGACCGGCTTCTTGTATGTCCGCCAAAAATTACACCCGCGTATCCGACCGCTCATCCTGGGTGGGACGGGCAGTCAATCCGATCGGCTTGAGATGCCAACCCTTTTCCCGCATGCCTTCGAAGCAGGCAATATGAATGTTCCCGCGTACGCCGGTTGGTTGGCCGGACTTCGTGCGCGACGCGGTGATCGTTCCGCAGCCGATACCTTGGATGAAACCGCACGGAAGCTGAGTTCGATCGCAGAGGACCTGTATCGGCGACTGGAAACCGTTCCCGGGGTTCGTGTGATCGGTCGTCCGAAACACCCGAAGCTACCCATCGTCAGCTTGGAAATTGAAGGACTGCCGGCAAGCGATGCGGCGAGCATCTTGGACAGTGAGTTTGGAATCGAAGTCCGATCGGGCCTGCACTGCGCGGCGCTCATTCACCGAGCCATCGGATCTCCATCCGATGGAACACTGCGAGTCAGTTGTTCGGCCGAGACCTCTGACGAGGATCTCGACCGATTGATCGATGCGATCGGCCAATTGACGGCCGGCGCGAGCAGTTTCTGA
- a CDS encoding anaerobic glycerol-3-phosphate dehydrogenase subunit C, whose protein sequence is MEIDRQRIQDDLRGIVRGDVLCDPVSRTLYSTDASIYELQPIGVVRPRSAADVVAIVRYASEHDLPIHPRGAGSGVSGESIGPGLVLDFSRYMRRMQMDRSDGRVVVEAGMTLAELNRSIRSSGRWFGPDPATRSITTMGSVLATNASGSHYLRSGSARDNICSLRVVTMEGELLNLSNHHPSQMGIPGRLARGLVSIRDQHRDCIEVENRGSPARSGYRFDGVIDADDNVDLAKFLCGTQGTLAVVVEATVKTEPIPKHRGIAALFFHRLESAARSAVIALNHGPVACDMIGRRLLGIARETERQFESMLPREAEAMLLLELQGESLTELSDRIEILKQELTRGPDGAFSATSSTDQATRDQYWKLCRRVTPRLGRLRGREMPIPFTEDIAVDPQRLPEALIAIQKTLRDHECTSTVFAHAGHGQLHIRPFLDLSKASDRDKIRQVATDVAEVVWKMNGQISVEHAAGLSRSALLPRQFGDYWLAMGQVKRLFDPHHRLNPGKLFGAVLQQPDENLRPIGDSIEVVSPARTLIEPSDRIVQQSRLQSAAIPQLPVMQHWPAGKMIDQVAQSCNGCGRCRTTAADERQCPVYRTMRDEESTPRAKANLLRGVLSGKIEVEALAGDRAKAVADLCFNCHQCRVECPSTVDIPKIVGELKAHYVSTNGLPLSERLFTRLDSIASIGAKLPRLSNFLLQNRIARWLAEQMFGLVSTRELPAIADTSFIRYAARRRWTKKINSEGTKVLYFVDHYANYHDPDIGRALAEVLQQNGIGLYVPTSQSGSGMARITAGDLKGARRIGRRNLRLLAEAIRNGYTVVATEPSAVLCLKHEYPNLFDDEDAYLVAENSYEACDFLVHLNHAGKLDLDLHMIDAHFAYHRPCHLRVLDPEIAAVELLKMIPGLQVEHVEGGCSGMAGTWGLQRRNYRNSLRIGWPMISAMRSSGIPIASTECSACKMQIEHAAGLQTIHPIKLLAYAYGRFPKVGEQLGLLKNDAS, encoded by the coding sequence ATGGAGATTGACCGGCAGCGGATTCAAGACGACTTGCGGGGCATCGTGCGCGGCGATGTGCTTTGCGATCCGGTGTCGCGAACCCTTTATTCGACCGATGCGAGTATCTATGAATTGCAACCGATCGGTGTGGTCCGGCCGCGGTCGGCTGCCGACGTCGTTGCCATCGTTCGCTACGCATCCGAACATGACTTGCCGATCCACCCCCGCGGGGCCGGCAGTGGAGTTTCTGGGGAATCCATCGGCCCGGGGTTGGTGCTCGATTTTTCGCGATACATGCGGCGGATGCAAATGGATCGCAGCGACGGTCGCGTAGTCGTCGAAGCCGGCATGACCCTGGCCGAACTTAATCGTTCGATTCGATCATCGGGACGTTGGTTCGGTCCCGATCCGGCGACTCGCAGCATCACGACGATGGGCAGCGTCCTGGCCACGAATGCGTCGGGCAGTCATTACTTGCGAAGCGGTTCGGCCCGCGACAACATCTGCTCGCTCCGCGTCGTCACGATGGAAGGCGAACTTTTAAACCTGTCCAACCATCACCCATCACAAATGGGGATCCCCGGCCGCTTGGCTCGCGGACTGGTCAGTATCCGTGATCAACACCGCGATTGTATCGAAGTGGAAAACCGTGGATCTCCGGCGCGAAGTGGTTATCGATTCGATGGCGTCATCGATGCAGACGACAACGTGGACTTGGCGAAGTTTCTTTGCGGTACCCAAGGCACACTGGCCGTTGTCGTCGAAGCGACGGTGAAGACCGAACCGATCCCGAAGCATCGTGGCATTGCCGCGTTATTCTTTCATCGATTGGAATCGGCGGCACGAAGCGCCGTCATCGCTCTCAATCACGGTCCCGTCGCTTGCGACATGATCGGGCGGCGGTTGCTAGGGATCGCCCGCGAAACCGAGCGTCAATTCGAGAGTATGCTTCCTCGCGAAGCCGAGGCAATGTTATTGCTGGAATTGCAGGGTGAATCGTTGACCGAGTTGTCTGACCGAATCGAAATCCTCAAGCAAGAATTAACCCGAGGCCCCGACGGAGCCTTCAGCGCGACATCGAGCACCGACCAAGCGACCCGAGATCAATACTGGAAATTGTGTCGACGAGTCACGCCGCGATTGGGACGACTGAGAGGGCGGGAAATGCCAATCCCGTTCACCGAAGATATCGCAGTCGACCCACAACGACTGCCCGAAGCATTGATCGCGATTCAAAAGACCCTTCGCGATCACGAATGTACGTCGACGGTTTTTGCCCACGCGGGGCACGGGCAACTTCATATTCGACCATTCTTGGATTTATCGAAGGCAAGTGATCGCGATAAAATTCGTCAGGTCGCGACCGACGTTGCCGAAGTCGTCTGGAAGATGAACGGACAGATTTCCGTCGAACACGCCGCCGGCCTAAGTCGCAGCGCATTGCTTCCACGACAGTTCGGCGACTACTGGTTGGCAATGGGCCAGGTCAAACGATTGTTCGACCCTCATCATCGATTGAATCCCGGCAAACTTTTCGGTGCTGTGCTTCAACAACCCGATGAAAACCTGCGACCGATCGGCGATTCCATCGAAGTCGTATCGCCCGCACGGACGCTAATCGAGCCTTCCGACCGTATCGTCCAGCAATCTCGTTTACAATCCGCCGCGATCCCACAGTTGCCGGTGATGCAGCATTGGCCCGCCGGAAAAATGATCGATCAAGTCGCCCAGTCCTGCAACGGATGTGGACGCTGCCGAACGACCGCTGCCGATGAACGGCAGTGCCCCGTCTACCGGACGATGCGTGACGAAGAATCGACGCCCCGGGCGAAAGCCAATTTGCTGCGCGGCGTTTTAAGCGGCAAGATCGAGGTCGAAGCACTGGCCGGCGATCGCGCCAAAGCGGTCGCCGACTTGTGTTTCAATTGCCACCAGTGCCGCGTCGAATGCCCCTCGACGGTCGACATTCCTAAAATCGTTGGCGAACTGAAAGCACACTACGTCTCGACGAATGGATTGCCCCTCTCCGAACGGCTCTTCACCCGACTGGATTCGATCGCAAGCATTGGTGCGAAACTGCCGCGTCTTTCAAACTTTCTATTGCAAAATCGAATCGCACGATGGCTCGCCGAGCAGATGTTTGGGCTGGTTTCGACAAGAGAACTTCCGGCGATTGCGGACACCAGTTTTATTCGCTACGCGGCGCGGCGACGGTGGACGAAAAAGATCAACAGCGAGGGCACCAAGGTGCTTTACTTTGTCGATCATTATGCCAACTACCATGATCCTGACATCGGGCGGGCGCTAGCCGAAGTCCTGCAACAAAACGGGATCGGTCTGTACGTTCCGACGTCGCAATCGGGAAGCGGAATGGCGCGGATCACTGCCGGCGATTTGAAGGGGGCTCGCCGCATCGGACGACGCAATCTGCGTTTGCTGGCCGAAGCGATCCGGAATGGTTACACCGTGGTCGCGACGGAACCATCGGCGGTCTTGTGCCTGAAACACGAATACCCCAACTTATTTGACGACGAAGATGCTTACCTGGTTGCCGAAAATTCATATGAAGCATGTGACTTCCTGGTCCATCTGAATCATGCGGGAAAACTTGATCTCGATCTGCATATGATCGATGCACACTTCGCCTATCACCGACCATGTCACCTAAGAGTGCTCGATCCGGAAATCGCCGCGGTCGAACTATTGAAGATGATCCCGGGGCTGCAGGTCGAACACGTCGAAGGCGGTTGCAGCGGAATGGCGGGCACGTGGGGACTACAGCGACGCAACTATCGTAATAGCCTGCGAATCGGCTGGCCGATGATTTCTGCGATGCGTTCAAGCGGAATCCCCATCGCATCGACCGAATGCAGTGCGTGCAAGATGCAGATCGAACATGCCGCCGGACTACAGACGATCCATCCGATTAAGTTGTTGGCCTATGCATACGGGCGATTTCCTAAGGTCGGTGAACAATTGGGGTTGTTGAAAAACGACGCGTCATGA
- a CDS encoding molybdenum cofactor biosynthesis protein MoaE, whose protein sequence is MESSLAVLVRLVHAPIQLAQWSDQLGDPDIGAQGWFAGVTRRKTKDDAGVVRVTHTLHYEAHSTMALSELDRIATEATKRFRLTKVIVIHRLGEVPIGQVSVLVGCCSGHRPETFAALPWIMDGLKSNVPIWKRETYQDQSTEWIHP, encoded by the coding sequence ATGGAATCTTCCCTTGCCGTTCTGGTGCGACTCGTCCATGCACCGATTCAGCTTGCGCAATGGTCCGACCAATTGGGCGACCCCGACATTGGGGCGCAGGGGTGGTTTGCCGGCGTGACCCGCCGAAAAACCAAAGATGACGCCGGTGTGGTACGCGTGACGCACACGTTGCATTATGAAGCCCACTCGACCATGGCACTTTCCGAACTGGATCGAATCGCCACCGAAGCGACGAAGCGTTTTCGCTTGACCAAGGTCATCGTGATTCATCGGCTTGGTGAAGTCCCGATCGGCCAAGTGAGTGTGTTGGTCGGCTGTTGTAGTGGACACCGCCCGGAAACGTTCGCCGCGCTTCCCTGGATCATGGATGGACTTAAGTCAAACGTCCCGATCTGGAAACGAGAAACCTACCAAGACCAATCGACCGAATGGATTCACCCGTGA